Proteins from one Alkalidesulfovibrio alkalitolerans DSM 16529 genomic window:
- a CDS encoding FG-GAP repeat domain-containing protein — protein MNRVRLALAMALLVLCAPALAREPRAIVWELPQPIDLLAPAGVRAPLPGEGRGPARVWLAASSGADFYLAADGNLPGDVDVVSLPLRPEALFPAVFRERAAVAACGIGTAVFVDLDSLALAVPDFLDYTTENGLGDVLWQAEDLNGDGLTDLWGTNGQSLYAALQRPDGSFALLSRDLPPPAAPTPRLRELWRVSARRVAHELSSRSSVEHRIWADDLTGDGRRELVVLSEDGHGRRADILGVDFAGFSLVRALDLASLGTLGDAFLLTPEAGCALAAARLRLVLPGEEDALAPTYVLELFSLSQTAAAHTPHLRLSSSFLPGFMPLVQSPDGWHWISLIPRLPATPGETARLAAEGTIGMTLRASRLDRHGARHDTSVAQVRLSLGTNPRTMRGGFTSAVAGHPLLARLDADGVLTMIAPQGERSVKVGPGAALVGAADVNGDGQGEVLVLKPGARRVEALAWRP, from the coding sequence ATGAACCGCGTCCGCCTCGCGCTCGCCATGGCGCTGCTCGTCCTCTGCGCCCCGGCCTTGGCCCGCGAGCCGCGCGCAATCGTCTGGGAGCTGCCCCAGCCGATCGATCTCCTTGCTCCGGCCGGTGTTCGCGCCCCACTGCCCGGCGAGGGGCGTGGTCCCGCGCGTGTCTGGCTTGCGGCCTCATCCGGAGCAGATTTCTATCTCGCGGCCGACGGCAACCTCCCAGGCGACGTGGACGTGGTTTCCCTGCCGCTCAGGCCCGAAGCGCTCTTTCCCGCAGTCTTTCGAGAACGTGCGGCCGTGGCCGCCTGCGGTATCGGAACGGCCGTGTTCGTGGACCTCGACTCACTCGCCCTGGCCGTGCCGGACTTCCTCGACTACACGACCGAAAACGGTCTCGGCGATGTACTCTGGCAGGCCGAGGACCTGAACGGCGACGGTTTGACCGACCTGTGGGGCACAAACGGCCAGAGCCTTTACGCGGCCCTGCAACGACCCGACGGCTCCTTTGCGCTCCTTTCGCGCGACCTGCCGCCCCCGGCCGCGCCCACGCCGCGGCTGCGCGAGCTTTGGCGGGTCAGCGCCAGGCGCGTGGCCCACGAACTCTCATCGCGCTCATCCGTGGAGCACCGCATCTGGGCCGACGACCTGACGGGCGACGGCCGCCGCGAACTGGTCGTGCTGAGCGAGGACGGGCACGGTCGGCGAGCCGATATCCTGGGCGTGGATTTTGCGGGATTCAGCTTGGTCCGCGCCCTGGACCTCGCCTCCCTGGGAACCCTCGGCGACGCCTTCCTGCTCACGCCCGAGGCCGGATGCGCCCTTGCGGCCGCGCGCTTGCGCCTTGTCCTGCCAGGCGAGGAGGACGCGCTCGCGCCGACCTACGTGCTCGAACTCTTCTCCCTCTCGCAGACCGCCGCCGCGCACACGCCCCATCTGCGGCTCTCATCCTCTTTTTTGCCCGGCTTCATGCCGCTCGTCCAAAGCCCGGACGGCTGGCATTGGATATCCCTCATCCCGCGCCTGCCCGCCACGCCCGGCGAGACGGCCCGCCTTGCCGCCGAGGGAACCATCGGGATGACCCTGCGCGCGTCCAGGCTCGACCGCCATGGCGCGCGCCATGACACGAGCGTCGCCCAGGTGCGCCTCTCCCTGGGCACAAACCCGAGGACCATGCGCGGCGGCTTCACCTCGGCCGTGGCCGGGCATCCCCTCCTCGCACGCCTGGACGCGGACGGCGTTCTGACCATGATAGCGCCCCAGGGCGAACGCAGCGTGAAGGTAGGGCCTGGCGCGGCGCTCGTAGGCGCGGCGGATGTGAACGGCGACGGGCAAGGCGAGGTGCTGGTGCTCAAACCCGGAGCGCGGCGCGTGGAGGCCTTGGCATGGCGGCCCTGA
- a CDS encoding ABC transporter permease subunit, producing the protein MELTFLTRSGLARALAAEFRRSSTRAGVWLSLACVGLVAMLTAAILPGGGDLAALRSAQALTATLWPLLPLTAAALSLAQERQSGFLALLASGPVARSQLLAAKALALIAYLVLGAAALFAGAALGATLTGGIQRPFLLAATAALSALTLAPMISLGLACAVFARSPAQAALAALSLHLLLDTAGNAVGFGNFTHTTLWGLPFERAQEALAGLPPAPLSGVSLLAFTAWALAPLALALAAFRRTNLP; encoded by the coding sequence ATGGAACTGACGTTCCTCACGAGAAGCGGCCTTGCCCGGGCGCTTGCGGCCGAATTCAGACGCAGTTCCACGCGCGCTGGCGTGTGGCTTTCACTCGCCTGCGTGGGACTCGTCGCGATGCTCACGGCCGCCATTCTGCCTGGCGGCGGCGATCTTGCGGCCTTGCGTTCGGCCCAGGCGCTCACGGCCACGCTGTGGCCGCTTCTGCCATTGACGGCCGCAGCCCTGTCCCTGGCTCAGGAGCGCCAATCCGGTTTCCTGGCGCTGCTCGCATCCGGTCCCGTGGCCCGCTCCCAGCTTCTGGCGGCCAAGGCCCTCGCCCTGATCGCCTATCTCGTTCTAGGCGCGGCCGCGCTCTTCGCCGGCGCAGCCCTGGGCGCAACGCTTACGGGCGGCATCCAGCGCCCGTTTCTGCTGGCAGCGACAGCCGCACTCTCGGCCCTGACGCTCGCGCCCATGATCTCGCTCGGCCTGGCCTGCGCCGTGTTCGCGCGCTCCCCGGCCCAGGCCGCCCTGGCCGCGCTCTCGCTGCACCTGCTGCTGGACACGGCGGGCAACGCCGTCGGCTTTGGGAACTTCACCCACACGACGCTTTGGGGCCTGCCCTTCGAGCGGGCTCAGGAAGCCCTGGCCGGGCTGCCACCCGCTCCCTTGTCCGGCGTTTCGCTGCTGGCCTTTACGGCCTGGGCGCTCGCCCCGCTCGCCCTCGCCCTGGCCGCCTTCAGGCGGACGAATCTGCCATGA
- a CDS encoding phosphate-starvation-inducible PsiE family protein, translating into MDLSNPKSGGSSMKEDSEKPGFEHCHIQGSTDPLVSLLQSVLRHCVRILALLMTLVIVWGLLDVVHVLWQRLNAPPYMLLNINDILATFGAFMAVLIAIEIFANIVVYLEAHIIHIRLVLATALMAAARKAIVLDFHQTSSAHVFALAAIILALGLSYWLIARKQGGGDPFCRPIEGSLWSRRRAEKRARARQAEEAQRMSQASHSLDRNE; encoded by the coding sequence ATGGATCTCAGCAACCCCAAATCAGGCGGCTCGTCCATGAAGGAAGACAGCGAGAAGCCGGGATTCGAGCATTGCCACATCCAGGGATCGACCGATCCGCTCGTGTCGCTGCTGCAATCCGTCCTGCGCCATTGCGTACGCATCCTGGCCCTGCTCATGACCCTGGTCATCGTCTGGGGACTGCTCGACGTGGTCCACGTGCTGTGGCAGCGGCTCAACGCGCCGCCCTACATGCTCCTGAACATCAACGACATCCTGGCCACGTTCGGCGCCTTCATGGCGGTGCTCATCGCCATCGAGATCTTCGCCAACATCGTGGTCTACCTCGAAGCCCACATCATCCACATCAGACTCGTGCTGGCCACGGCGTTGATGGCCGCGGCGCGCAAAGCCATCGTGCTCGACTTCCACCAGACAAGTTCCGCCCACGTCTTCGCCCTGGCCGCGATCATCCTGGCGCTGGGCCTTTCCTATTGGCTCATCGCCCGCAAGCAGGGCGGGGGCGACCCCTTCTGCCGCCCCATCGAGGGCAGCCTGTGGTCGCGGCGCAGGGCCGAGAAGCGCGCCCGCGCCCGGCAGGCCGAGGAAGCGCAGCGGATGTCCCAGGCTTCGCACAGCCTGGACCGAAACGAATAG
- a CDS encoding radical SAM/SPASM domain-containing protein, which produces MASDPQGAAVAAPMRLSVVQLEPSTHCTLRCPTCPRTAFAAHWENAHFPFERLEPLVPALARSELVVLQGWGEPLCNPELPRMVARLTEAGARCTITTNGCLLDERMARELLRAGLPLLTVSISGAKPETHARLRPPSDLSALLERIARTRALAREMGAPVRLTVSFLQQPENIEELPEVVALAKRLGLDDCLAVNATFLPTKEHERHLLRPGASERSAARRALWGAIWRRQAFTRVECKAEEKAVCANDPTRNLTIGASGAVSPCIFLQLPLKSEPPERPPEMIFGNVFETDLEDIWNRPDYEAFRATFARRDAFAEATWGSVGRDEEGRRRLREAPARLAAFFADNPAPAPCRACVKLQGL; this is translated from the coding sequence ATGGCATCCGATCCGCAAGGAGCCGCCGTGGCCGCGCCCATGCGTCTGTCCGTGGTCCAGCTCGAACCGAGCACCCACTGCACCCTGCGCTGCCCCACCTGCCCGCGCACGGCCTTTGCCGCGCATTGGGAGAACGCCCATTTCCCCTTCGAGCGCCTGGAGCCGCTCGTACCCGCGCTGGCCAGGTCCGAGCTCGTGGTGCTTCAGGGCTGGGGCGAGCCGCTGTGCAACCCGGAGCTGCCGCGCATGGTCGCGCGCCTTACGGAGGCCGGGGCGCGCTGCACCATAACCACCAACGGCTGCCTGCTGGACGAGCGCATGGCCCGCGAACTCCTGCGCGCCGGGCTGCCGCTGCTCACGGTCTCCATCAGCGGCGCGAAACCGGAGACCCATGCCCGGCTGCGCCCGCCCTCCGATCTTTCGGCCCTGCTTGAACGCATCGCGCGCACGCGAGCCCTGGCGCGCGAGATGGGCGCGCCCGTGCGCCTGACCGTGAGTTTTCTGCAGCAGCCCGAGAACATCGAGGAACTGCCCGAGGTGGTGGCCCTGGCCAAGCGCCTGGGGCTGGACGATTGCCTGGCCGTGAACGCGACGTTTCTGCCGACCAAAGAGCACGAGCGCCACCTTTTGCGGCCAGGCGCCAGCGAGCGCTCGGCCGCGCGCCGCGCCTTGTGGGGGGCCATCTGGCGGCGGCAGGCCTTCACCCGCGTGGAGTGCAAGGCAGAGGAGAAGGCCGTCTGCGCCAACGATCCTACCCGCAACCTGACCATCGGCGCGAGCGGGGCCGTGAGCCCGTGCATCTTCCTGCAATTGCCCCTGAAATCCGAACCGCCAGAGCGCCCGCCGGAGATGATCTTCGGCAACGTCTTTGAGACGGACTTGGAGGATATCTGGAACCGGCCGGATTATGAGGCCTTTCGCGCGACCTTTGCGCGGCGCGACGCCTTTGCCGAGGCGACCTGGGGAAGCGTTGGCCGCGACGAGGAGGGGCGGCGCAGGCTGCGCGAGGCACCGGCGCGGCTTGCGGCCTTTTTTGCCGACAACCCCGCGCCTGCGCCTTGCCGAGCCTGCGTCAAGCTGCAAGGCTTGTGA
- a CDS encoding O-antigen ligase family protein, with product MKDVKGGVRSLVFHPVFTYRGNGRRFSLHQGLSNYNRVLRKQMVAFSNMSHGEPSVDAHAPASSPLQDDPREPGVMQAAACLLFGASLNATFNFTGIGLPVRVGVSDFLAPLLVLIGAWALWRRNWDFRLHMQWFAPVCLGFSAWLACGLLIGRAHLGEWTSWAVVNRGAGWVVVLGYFFVGAWLAASQRRTKTFLTGFWGIAALIAAGSSLAYYLNALKIIGISFPRNTGLLSNPNSFGILIAVCFFVYLTMGGVARANKKLDISICLTFAFAELTSFSRTGWILFLLVLAVAPLLRLLSWRRVALIVVIPVVLHVTMVSKPGIIPWPSFGNDAVQAQNAAGKPKKKPKKVKLSTTDAFGYHVVSAQSLDYRIELFRESLSHWRDSPATGAGVGVVYAKEVERRGSVYASTIHSSPIWLLTETGAVGFAFFAWLYLGSLWALWRTWRRDGGRMQLLGLGTLLLLGLASLPTDVMFQRYLWVIWGMALGAGAALSAPGVGGRS from the coding sequence ATGAAAGATGTCAAGGGAGGTGTGCGTTCGCTTGTGTTCCACCCCGTGTTCACGTATCGGGGCAACGGTCGAAGGTTTTCTTTGCATCAAGGGCTTTCAAACTATAATCGCGTGCTACGGAAGCAAATGGTAGCGTTCAGCAATATGAGCCACGGCGAGCCTTCGGTCGACGCACACGCCCCTGCGTCCAGCCCGTTGCAAGACGACCCGCGCGAACCGGGCGTGATGCAGGCGGCGGCATGTCTGCTGTTTGGGGCGAGCCTGAACGCGACTTTCAATTTTACCGGAATCGGTCTTCCCGTGCGCGTCGGGGTTTCGGATTTTCTCGCCCCCTTGCTGGTGCTGATTGGGGCCTGGGCGTTATGGCGGAGGAATTGGGATTTTCGCCTGCACATGCAGTGGTTTGCGCCTGTCTGTCTTGGGTTCAGCGCCTGGCTTGCCTGCGGCCTGCTCATCGGCAGGGCGCATCTCGGCGAATGGACAAGTTGGGCCGTGGTCAACAGGGGAGCGGGTTGGGTCGTCGTCCTCGGCTACTTCTTCGTCGGGGCTTGGCTGGCCGCGAGCCAACGGCGGACAAAGACATTTCTCACAGGATTCTGGGGCATCGCGGCGCTCATCGCCGCTGGCAGCAGCCTCGCCTATTACCTGAATGCGCTCAAGATCATCGGCATCTCGTTTCCCCGCAACACGGGGTTGCTGAGCAATCCCAACTCGTTTGGTATTTTGATCGCAGTCTGTTTTTTCGTCTATTTGACCATGGGCGGCGTGGCGCGCGCGAACAAAAAATTGGATATTTCGATATGCCTGACTTTCGCCTTTGCGGAGCTGACCTCGTTTTCGCGCACAGGCTGGATCCTTTTTCTGCTGGTGCTCGCGGTGGCTCCCCTGTTGCGCTTGCTGTCGTGGCGGCGTGTGGCGCTCATTGTGGTCATACCCGTGGTTTTGCATGTGACCATGGTCTCCAAGCCTGGAATCATTCCGTGGCCGAGCTTCGGGAACGACGCTGTGCAGGCGCAGAATGCAGCGGGTAAGCCCAAGAAAAAACCGAAAAAGGTGAAGCTCAGCACAACTGACGCTTTCGGCTACCATGTCGTGAGCGCGCAGTCTCTCGATTACAGAATCGAGTTGTTTCGCGAGTCTTTGAGCCATTGGCGCGACTCGCCGGCGACGGGAGCCGGAGTGGGAGTCGTCTACGCCAAGGAGGTGGAACGACGTGGTTCGGTATACGCCTCGACTATTCACTCCTCTCCGATATGGCTCCTCACGGAGACGGGGGCCGTGGGATTCGCGTTCTTCGCTTGGCTGTATCTGGGCAGTCTCTGGGCGCTTTGGCGAACATGGCGACGAGACGGGGGACGTATGCAGCTACTCGGCCTTGGAACCCTGCTTCTGCTCGGGCTTGCTTCCTTGCCCACCGATGTCATGTTCCAGCGATATTTGTGGGTCATATGGGGCATGGCTCTGGGGGCGGGCGCGGCGTTGTCGGCTCCCGGAGTCGGCGGACGCTCGTGA
- a CDS encoding lipopolysaccharide biosynthesis protein, translated as MHYTRAVLSVGALRILSVLLAALFLAGVTAVVPPQVYGRYILVLSCAQVVVGALLAWPNQGFLRYGREEFTAKSGIGGFLGARLALHGGLLALLVPAAVLLGPVLAEWADVGEGVAVLFLVMSFAIMPLSDMGGVAAQATGRFLAFGTSVFVQRLLQVAVIGFIYAGLSATWEALYLASLAGYALAAILAWLLVPREAWAGLRVRSGDVRRLVAYGRLLPVSIMAAYLITWMDAWFIKFFLDAAYVGQYSWAYSVTLVATTLLVPVAAVLGPKAVDLHLSGEKGRQHGLSQGIRSACLLLAALVPLGLGLVALACAVLPLGDYGRASSVLLILCAGVAFQAGMALVEPRIYADERLVPRAVVISVAMAGLNALGNLLLIPRLGIEGAAFATAAAYGAGMFMQWTLLGMPRAGPVLAGLAGVGVAALFAVMPPAWSLSLGGALTVAALALGRATGRFSGLSGVLPAWAAVLVAPGVRKSP; from the coding sequence GTGCACTACACGCGAGCGGTGCTTTCAGTGGGCGCGCTGCGCATCCTGAGCGTCCTTCTGGCGGCCCTGTTTCTGGCCGGGGTCACGGCCGTGGTTCCGCCACAAGTCTACGGCCGCTACATACTTGTCTTATCCTGCGCCCAGGTGGTCGTGGGCGCGCTGCTCGCCTGGCCCAACCAAGGCTTTCTGCGCTACGGGCGCGAGGAATTCACCGCGAAGAGCGGAATCGGCGGATTTCTCGGCGCCCGCCTGGCCCTTCATGGCGGCCTGCTGGCGTTGCTCGTGCCCGCGGCCGTGCTCCTGGGTCCCGTCCTGGCCGAATGGGCCGATGTGGGCGAAGGCGTCGCGGTTCTTTTCCTCGTGATGTCGTTTGCGATCATGCCGCTTTCAGACATGGGGGGGGTGGCCGCTCAGGCCACGGGCCGCTTCCTCGCCTTCGGAACGTCCGTCTTCGTGCAACGGCTGCTTCAGGTCGCAGTGATCGGGTTTATCTACGCTGGTCTGTCCGCCACCTGGGAGGCGCTCTACCTGGCGTCTCTCGCCGGATACGCCCTGGCCGCGATCCTCGCCTGGCTGCTCGTGCCCCGCGAGGCCTGGGCTGGCCTGCGCGTGAGGAGCGGCGACGTTCGCCGTCTCGTGGCCTACGGCAGGCTTCTGCCCGTCTCGATCATGGCCGCTTATCTCATCACCTGGATGGACGCTTGGTTCATCAAGTTCTTTCTCGACGCCGCGTACGTGGGACAGTACTCCTGGGCCTATTCCGTGACGCTCGTCGCGACCACGCTTCTCGTCCCGGTCGCGGCTGTTCTGGGGCCAAAGGCTGTGGACTTGCATCTTTCCGGCGAGAAGGGCCGCCAGCATGGTCTGTCGCAGGGGATTCGCTCCGCCTGTCTGCTCCTGGCCGCGCTCGTTCCCCTCGGCCTTGGGCTTGTCGCCCTGGCCTGCGCCGTGCTTCCCCTGGGCGACTACGGGCGTGCGTCGTCCGTGTTGCTCATCCTGTGTGCCGGTGTGGCCTTTCAGGCCGGGATGGCCTTGGTTGAGCCGCGCATTTATGCCGATGAACGTCTCGTACCGCGCGCGGTGGTCATCAGCGTGGCCATGGCGGGCCTCAACGCGCTTGGCAACCTGCTCCTGATCCCGAGGCTCGGCATCGAGGGTGCGGCGTTTGCGACCGCCGCAGCCTACGGCGCGGGCATGTTCATGCAGTGGACGCTGCTTGGGATGCCTCGGGCCGGACCGGTGCTCGCGGGTCTCGCAGGCGTCGGCGTCGCCGCGCTTTTCGCGGTCATGCCACCAGCCTGGAGCCTTTCCCTTGGCGGCGCGCTCACCGTCGCGGCCCTGGCTCTGGGCCGGGCCACGGGACGGTTTTCCGGGCTTTCGGGCGTGTTGCCCGCGTGGGCCGCCGTTCTTGTCGCGCCCGGCGTGCGGAAGTCTCCCTGA
- a CDS encoding TetR/AcrR family transcriptional regulator → MKRDARLAILEAGAELVHKKGFHNTGIKEILDLAQVPKGSFYFYFPSKEAFGLALIDHFRDSRAPIIAQILSDPTRPPLKRLARFLAGARERFANWGCERGCPFGNLAQELSDLSPAMREALRASLDGLSQSIGRVLAEAARQGDLPEGLDPEETAAFIMDAWEGAILRMKAEKSVEPLLRFEKLLFARVLNAPLCGGQTEQETATG, encoded by the coding sequence ATGAAGCGCGACGCACGACTCGCCATCCTCGAAGCCGGGGCCGAACTGGTCCACAAAAAGGGCTTCCACAACACCGGCATCAAGGAGATCCTGGATCTGGCCCAGGTGCCCAAGGGCTCGTTCTATTTCTACTTTCCCAGCAAAGAGGCCTTCGGCCTGGCGCTCATCGACCATTTCCGCGACAGCCGCGCCCCGATCATCGCGCAGATCCTGAGCGATCCGACGCGGCCGCCCCTGAAACGCCTGGCCCGCTTCCTGGCCGGGGCGCGGGAGCGCTTCGCGAACTGGGGCTGCGAGCGGGGCTGTCCGTTCGGCAATCTGGCGCAGGAATTGTCCGACCTCTCGCCCGCCATGCGCGAGGCGCTGCGCGCCTCGCTGGACGGCCTTTCGCAAAGCATCGGCCGGGTGCTGGCCGAGGCCGCGCGGCAGGGCGATCTGCCAGAAGGCCTCGATCCGGAGGAGACGGCGGCCTTCATCATGGACGCCTGGGAAGGGGCGATCCTGCGCATGAAGGCCGAAAAGAGCGTGGAGCCGCTGCTGCGTTTCGAAAAGCTGCTCTTCGCCCGCGTCCTGAACGCTCCGCTGTGCGGCGGGCAAACGGAACAGGAGACCGCGACAGGCTGA
- a CDS encoding glycosyltransferase: MKILIVSWFFPPTNAPGAIRVGALVKHLLSTGHEVRVLAGRDPGCPQTLPVDLPEGVVTEVPLPFATRLRKGLAPLERQYRSGTMRHGDWLRILYKYFQTLFCIPDRYVGWCLRAIPAGREIVGAWKPDMIYASAMPVTSLLVAKGVAKSARIPWVAEMRDLWVDSHYYDMPAPRRWIDERIEESLLGHADALVTVSEPLADALRKRYRKPVATILNGIDLADVPAVESVARRADGPVEIIYTGLVYPKQRDPSLLFEALGSLGEARSDFRVVFYGNLMPEVLQLAERHGVADVVETHPPVSHAEALRRQAEADILLLLLWNNDGEAGVFTSKLFEYLAARRPILCLGREEGVAPDEIRRRGAGAVLKTEDEVRSWLLAMRDKKRAEGGIPPLPEAVGAHIGRAEQFERLEREVLLPLGRPKA, encoded by the coding sequence ATGAAGATTCTGATCGTCTCCTGGTTCTTCCCGCCCACAAACGCCCCCGGGGCCATCCGGGTCGGAGCGCTGGTCAAGCACCTTTTGAGCACGGGTCACGAGGTCCGTGTTCTGGCTGGGCGCGATCCAGGCTGTCCGCAGACGTTGCCGGTCGATCTGCCCGAGGGGGTGGTCACGGAAGTGCCCTTGCCCTTCGCGACGCGTCTGCGCAAGGGACTCGCTCCCCTGGAGCGGCAGTACCGCAGCGGAACCATGCGCCACGGCGACTGGCTGCGAATTCTCTACAAGTATTTCCAGACGCTGTTCTGTATCCCTGACCGCTACGTGGGCTGGTGCCTGCGCGCCATACCCGCGGGCAGGGAGATCGTGGGCGCCTGGAAGCCTGACATGATCTACGCCAGCGCCATGCCTGTCACCTCACTTCTGGTGGCCAAGGGGGTGGCGAAGTCGGCCCGCATCCCTTGGGTCGCAGAAATGCGCGACCTATGGGTGGATAGCCACTACTACGACATGCCCGCGCCGCGCCGCTGGATCGACGAACGCATCGAAGAGTCGCTCCTTGGCCACGCCGATGCCCTGGTCACGGTCTCCGAGCCCTTGGCTGACGCGCTTCGGAAGAGATATCGCAAGCCCGTGGCGACGATTCTCAACGGCATCGACCTCGCCGACGTCCCGGCCGTCGAATCCGTTGCGCGACGGGCGGATGGGCCGGTCGAGATCATCTATACGGGCCTCGTATATCCCAAGCAGCGCGATCCGTCCCTGCTCTTCGAGGCATTGGGGAGTCTGGGCGAGGCGCGCTCGGATTTCAGGGTCGTTTTTTACGGCAACCTGATGCCCGAGGTATTGCAACTCGCCGAGCGCCACGGCGTTGCAGATGTCGTCGAGACGCACCCGCCCGTGTCGCACGCCGAGGCCCTGCGGCGCCAAGCCGAGGCGGACATCCTGCTTCTGCTTTTGTGGAACAACGACGGCGAGGCGGGCGTCTTTACCTCCAAGCTCTTTGAATACCTTGCCGCGCGCAGGCCCATCCTCTGCCTGGGGCGCGAGGAGGGGGTCGCGCCCGACGAGATCAGGCGGCGTGGAGCCGGAGCGGTCCTGAAGACGGAGGACGAGGTGCGTTCCTGGCTTCTGGCGATGCGTGATAAGAAGCGCGCCGAAGGGGGCATTCCGCCTCTGCCCGAGGCGGTAGGCGCGCACATCGGCCGCGCCGAGCAGTTCGAGAGGCTCGAGCGAGAGGTTTTATTGCCGCTTGGGCGGCCCAAGGCCTAG
- a CDS encoding carboxymuconolactone decarboxylase family protein, with product MYLIDTVSREDATGVVAAAYGHIPPQIDIPVPLRLMSASPALMERQTGVIGYFRAHERLSPPLLASIRYVASQKTGYAPCAVFNAELLRAQGMSEAEMASLSCKPAETPLEESEAALLAFVTKSLDEPQSIARGDVEALLALGWRESDVLDAVTMAANMLAYTHVYQTFVRS from the coding sequence ATGTACCTGATCGACACCGTTTCCCGCGAGGACGCGACGGGCGTGGTGGCCGCAGCTTACGGCCACATCCCGCCGCAGATCGACATCCCCGTGCCGCTTCGACTCATGAGCGCGAGTCCGGCCCTCATGGAGCGTCAAACTGGCGTCATCGGCTATTTCCGGGCGCACGAGCGCCTTTCGCCGCCGCTTTTGGCCTCCATCCGCTACGTGGCCTCGCAAAAGACGGGCTACGCGCCCTGCGCCGTGTTCAACGCCGAGCTGCTGCGCGCCCAGGGCATGAGCGAGGCCGAGATGGCCAGCCTCTCCTGCAAGCCAGCGGAAACGCCGCTCGAAGAGAGCGAGGCCGCCCTGCTGGCCTTCGTGACCAAGTCGCTCGACGAGCCACAAAGCATCGCGCGCGGCGACGTCGAGGCGCTCTTGGCCCTCGGCTGGCGCGAGTCGGACGTCCTGGACGCCGTGACCATGGCCGCCAATATGCTGGCCTACACGCACGTCTACCAGACCTTCGTGCGGTCCTAG
- a CDS encoding ATP-binding cassette domain-containing protein has protein sequence MGLVITGLHVRLGSREVLRDVSLAAAPGEILGLYGGNGAGKSTLLRTVAGLVRRERGEVLVAGRDPDGAAEARAHLAYLPETPAVTPHLSGKAHIDLVARLFARDPAPAFEAAKSLGLAPRLSGHVGGWSQGMRQKLMLCLACLGTPGCVLLDDPLNALDPPSLSAALGLIRKLADAGAAVLLAGQRPRETIGLIDSFAVLHEGRLNGSGRLERGGDGTARIDGHDAVERIETFVEAAWN, from the coding sequence ATGGGACTCGTCATTACAGGACTTCACGTGCGTTTGGGCAGCCGCGAGGTGCTTCGGGACGTCTCCCTTGCCGCTGCTCCCGGCGAAATCCTGGGCCTTTACGGCGGCAACGGCGCGGGCAAGAGCACGTTGCTTCGGACCGTGGCCGGGCTCGTGCGGCGTGAGCGCGGCGAAGTACTCGTTGCCGGGCGCGATCCGGACGGCGCGGCCGAGGCCAGGGCGCACCTCGCCTACCTGCCCGAAACCCCGGCCGTGACGCCCCACCTGAGCGGAAAGGCCCATATCGACCTCGTGGCCCGGCTCTTTGCCCGCGATCCTGCCCCGGCTTTTGAGGCCGCAAAATCCCTGGGCCTTGCCCCGCGCCTTTCCGGACACGTCGGGGGCTGGTCGCAGGGCATGCGGCAAAAGCTCATGCTCTGCCTGGCCTGCCTGGGCACCCCCGGCTGTGTGCTCCTGGACGACCCCTTGAACGCCCTGGATCCGCCCTCCCTCTCCGCCGCGCTCGGCCTGATCCGAAAACTTGCGGATGCCGGGGCGGCAGTGCTCCTGGCCGGGCAAAGGCCACGCGAGACGATCGGGCTCATCGACTCCTTCGCCGTGCTGCACGAGGGCCGACTGAACGGGAGCGGACGCCTGGAGCGCGGCGGTGACGGCACGGCCCGCATCGACGGCCATGACGCGGTCGAACGCATCGAGACTTTCGTGGAGGCCGCATGGAACTGA